The following are from one region of the Halodesulfurarchaeum sp. HSR-GB genome:
- a CDS encoding sodium/proline symporter, whose translation MADPIATGASNYVLVTFAAYLLVLVGIGLFSARFMDTVGDYVIGGRRVGPVVTGFSERASEMSGWLTLGVPADAYSSGIIAFLNGLGMIPSDLFAWAGIAKRLRKYTEVVEAVTLPTFFATRLGDESGVVKAVSALVLIIFEGGYVGAQIVAAGTLLQVLTGMEMWLGVVIGGIIVVGYTFLGGYFAVAWSDYFQGAIILIAFIVLPILAFATYGPPFAALAELDGGASLTSITGGASGWAALFGIISYAAIGLGVPGNPHIMVRFMGIDRIENVRKAALVAQLFMFVAYIGAALVGIYALIQIGAGLDNLDNAMPMLTLELLPGVMAGIVLAAALAAMMSSGDSQLLVATSAVVEDVYHGFINPEASQEQLVRYSRIVTLAIGALSIVFAFVARDTPIYTLVLDYAWGGLGASLGPLLIATLWWKRLTKWGAVASMITGTTTMILWTQWTSILGEETIAGFSPFLEGLLTVYGLAPAFVLSALVLVVVSLLTTPPAQENVSRHFAAMRQPLEAFVTENTDDNDGATALRPDGGAPDPKAITEMDNVRGHVKASEYWSDR comes from the coding sequence ATGGCTGACCCGATCGCCACCGGGGCGAGTAACTACGTCCTGGTAACCTTCGCCGCGTATCTCCTCGTACTCGTCGGGATCGGGCTGTTCTCGGCGCGGTTCATGGACACGGTCGGGGATTACGTCATCGGTGGGCGCCGTGTGGGCCCAGTAGTCACCGGATTCTCGGAACGGGCCTCGGAAATGAGCGGGTGGCTGACACTGGGAGTCCCAGCCGACGCCTACAGTAGCGGGATCATCGCCTTCCTGAACGGTCTCGGGATGATTCCCAGCGACCTGTTCGCCTGGGCGGGGATCGCAAAGCGACTTCGAAAGTACACCGAGGTCGTCGAGGCAGTGACCCTCCCAACCTTCTTCGCCACACGACTAGGCGACGAGTCGGGTGTGGTCAAGGCCGTCTCGGCGCTGGTGCTCATCATCTTCGAAGGTGGCTACGTCGGGGCCCAGATCGTCGCCGCAGGAACGTTGCTCCAGGTCCTGACGGGAATGGAGATGTGGCTGGGGGTCGTCATCGGCGGCATCATCGTCGTCGGCTACACCTTCCTCGGTGGCTACTTCGCCGTCGCCTGGTCGGATTACTTCCAGGGCGCGATCATCTTGATCGCGTTCATCGTGCTTCCAATCCTGGCATTCGCTACCTACGGCCCGCCATTTGCAGCACTGGCAGAACTCGACGGTGGGGCTTCGCTGACGAGCATCACCGGCGGTGCCAGCGGGTGGGCCGCCCTCTTTGGAATTATCTCTTATGCTGCGATCGGCCTGGGTGTTCCGGGGAACCCCCACATTATGGTACGGTTCATGGGCATCGACCGCATCGAAAACGTCCGGAAAGCCGCCCTGGTCGCCCAGTTGTTCATGTTCGTCGCGTATATCGGCGCGGCCCTGGTCGGGATCTACGCGCTGATACAGATCGGGGCCGGACTCGATAACCTCGACAACGCGATGCCGATGTTGACCCTGGAGCTGCTGCCCGGGGTCATGGCCGGGATCGTACTCGCGGCCGCTCTCGCAGCCATGATGTCGAGTGGCGACTCTCAACTCCTGGTCGCCACGAGCGCCGTCGTCGAGGACGTCTACCACGGCTTTATCAATCCGGAGGCGAGCCAGGAGCAGTTAGTCCGGTACTCCCGAATCGTGACCCTCGCCATTGGAGCCCTCTCGATCGTGTTCGCGTTCGTCGCCCGAGACACCCCAATCTACACGCTCGTGTTGGATTACGCCTGGGGTGGCCTGGGTGCGTCGCTTGGCCCTCTCCTAATCGCGACCCTCTGGTGGAAACGGCTCACCAAATGGGGCGCCGTCGCGAGTATGATTACGGGGACGACGACCATGATCCTCTGGACGCAGTGGACGAGTATCCTCGGCGAAGAGACCATCGCCGGGTTCTCGCCCTTCCTCGAGGGGCTGCTCACGGTCTACGGCCTGGCCCCGGCCTTTGTCCTGTCTGCACTCGTGTTGGTCGTCGTTTCACTCCTGACGACACCGCCAGCACAGGAGAACGTGAGCCGACACTTCGCGGCCATGCGACAGCCCCTCGAAGCCTTCGTCACCGAGAACACGGACGACAATGACGGGGCCACGGCGCTCCGTCCCGACGGTGGAGCCCCTGACCCGAAAGCCATCACTGAAATGGACAACGTCCGCGGGCACGTCAAAGCCAGCGAGTACTGGTCCGACCGATGA